ccaaacacaactTACAGAAATTAATTAATGGAAAACACCAGGAATATCCTGAAATAAAAGGGGAGATTGAAAGACTATGAAATACGAACAAGGTATTCAAATAACAATATCGATAACTGGTATCATCCGAAAGGCTTTACACAATAGTATTAACTAATTACGCCCCTACGGCAATACTTGTGTAAATCTTTGAAAACCCAAAATACTATACACCACGAGAATAATTTGAAATTTCCTATCAATTGAGACAttagtgtgcttggctatgcctgtacctcaagcTTTACCAATTTAGGCTAAGAAAATAGTAATAATACTGACATATTTATAAAGCACCTTACATCCAGACGATGCTCTTCAAACTGCATCAcaacgggataaagtgcaaactagaaaataaaagacaaaatgttgTCAGTCGTAAtatacaagtcaagtcaagtcactttttgttgtcatttcgaccataagtgctggcacagtacacagtaaaaatgagacaatgtttttcaggactatagtgctacatgacacagtacaaaaactagactgaactacgtaaaaacaacacagaaaaaagaactacactaaactacagatctacccaggactgcataccGTACACAAAAAAATTCaggcaggcattacaataaataataatatcaAGAGAATAGGCACAGTAGACATCTGCACCGTGTTGTACTTTAAGGTGTTGAATTCTACACTTTCGGAGCGTAGTTCCAAAAACTAAACCCTgacctcccaatgatcctttgaccttcctccttattgtctgcctgcactgcattttctcggcaactgaaacactgtttccctgagCTATCCTGTTCCGTTTTCCCTTGTACGACCTCATTGCaccgatgtgatgtaatgatctatttggatcgcatgcagaaaagttttccattttactgtggtacatgtgacaataataaacctatttATTGATTCATTGTTGTCAATAATACGATGCTCCTTGGTTGTTTAAGATTGTTATACCCAGGGGTGGGATTGGGGATAAGTCCCAGTGGCGTGCGATTAaaatggcctctgacaaccaagtgcagctcccggccttcatgtgtggtttaGACAATAAGCCCGGTGGAAGGGTTTCTTCCAACAGGAGAAGGGCCAAAGGCGGGTTTCTAGTGCCTtacaaccagtcgctttgggcaaatggggctcgtcggctgtgattggcagctcacccaggagtaggaaaactctgatctcagaaATCCACTGCCTTGCAACTGTAACCCCTCATGGGGaagagtttgggagtaaacccaatgggAATTTTCTTGacctggagcccctaaggcagtcttaAATGGTGTTCAACACAGACTGGCATATACTGCAAGTCTCTGCCGTTCGTTtgtgttcatcagatgcatggagagagggagcttgctacctTAGCaaaagcttcctctccatatcctAGTGTCCCGGCTTGCAGGAGCAGGACATCCACGGTCGACTCTGACAGATGGAGGCCTCATGAGACAGCGCCCCACACCCCTATAGCAAGACTGATGAGTTGCCGTTGCCaagacttcaccaccctctcccacaaaCACGATGTACATCACTGAGACAGACGCTTGTGGTTTCTTCCATTAACAGAAAATTCATCTTTCCGCCAATCCTCCATCAGTGCAATTGGAAACCAcccattttctttcttgtcaTTCTGATGGGTTATCGATCCACAACATCACTGTGATTCTCCCCCAGACGCTGCTCGACTTGAGTATTTCCCGCATCTTCTGCTCGTGTTgtgatgcaagagcagtggacacctgtgactccTCAGTGTGCAGCTTTGCCAAAATGCGCAGTGTCCGCTCTCCATATTTCCACACCAGATCAACATTAACATTGTCTGTgaatgatgcaaacaatgctttaaatatagtgaCATTTTGTTGTAACGGGAGTGCAGTCAGAATTGGAATAGGATATCAGGGGAATGTTGACCTTCACAAATAACGAGTACCAGAATCTGAGGATTGTCCATTTTCTGGGACTACCAACGCTGTCAATTCCAgtgtctgtgaacagaattttactttctgtcctaatatccatggaagcattgaattaaTTCATGTAATCTCTAACAGTGAATGTTGAAATGAAGTTATAATATTATTTTTCAGTTGAGCTATTTAACATTTTGATTATGTTCTCCGTTCctatggaagatgttcaacagaaacacaaggagactctgcgggaacaaactgaaacactgagagtgaacacgatcctgatgagggagaaggtgaaggttttccagctggttgatcgatacattgagctcacggtcatttttACTGTTCGAGAttggagactggtggaacatgagctgttggcaagaggcagagaccacgaagAATTGAGAGAGAAATATCTCCGCAaaaagctggaaaaaatccggcctgatcagttgttccagcgctgcttttcccaaagtaaatccaaatctgggaggtcgacagcagtggccggagtcccgggtatcgggaaaacaacaatggtacaaaagattgtttatgactgggccatggggaaaatataccaacagttccagtttgtcttcagtttcaattTCCGCGATTTAAACAgtattaactgcagaataaacctgagggagctgattctggatcagtatccttactttgggaatttcctgagagaggtctggaagaacccagaggaattactgtttatattcgatggtttagatgaattcaaacacaaaattgattttacagacagtcggagagatacagaacctaGTTCCACGTGCACAAATCCCGAGtcgtggtgtgaagtgtctgacattgtgtacagtttaatccagggcaagctgctcccagggtgctcagtgctggtgaccacccgtcccactgcgttacatttattggaaaaggcagagatcagtgtccgggctgaaatcctgggattttctggtgaggaacggaagaaaTATttcattagacattttgaagatcagacggtggcagcagctgttttcaaacacgtggaggagaacgagatcctgtacaccatgagctacaacccctcctactgctggatcctcgctctggcactgggccccttcttcacacaaagagacagggacccgcagcgagttcccaagaccatcacccaactatattcctactatatttacaacatcctgaaaaaccacggccgtgagattgagaacccccgtgatgtgttactcagggttggtcagatggcctacagaggagtatccgagaagaagattgtgtttacagatggagatttgatcaagaacaatctgcagccttcccagttcctgtccgggttcctgatggagcttttggagagagaggattctgcccggagcttggtgtacacattcccacacctcaccatccaagagtttgtagctgcagtcgcacaattgcTGAATCCACATACCGGGGATATACTgatattcctcactgaagcccacaacacgacagatgggcgatttgaggtatttctacgttttgttgctggtctctcctccccaatgacagctcggggcctggaggagtttctgggtccatttcctcatcaaacaacctgccgggtgattgactgggtgaaggaggaggttaaacgccggagtaaagctggtaaaaggagcctcctgaacacattgcactacctgtttgagtctcagaatcgtggactggctcaggatacactgggatctgtggaaaaaattgtattcagtggaatgacactgaccccgattgactgcgcggtcctgtctcatgtcatcggactctgtgatacaataaaacacctcgacctggagaGATGccgcattcagtgtgaaggaatccagcggctgggtcccgggctgcacaagtgccaggagttgaggtaacttgacttatctctcactctgaactgtgaaactgttccactgtattgtttcaatgtaaagggatttgggtaaAACTGTCGTAAATCATATTGTGAAGAATggtgacaaatgcccaggggatcggtcatTAATTCCTCATGGACGGGAgagttctgtggttccttgtgaagggatgttggagacttcatcagatcagtgaacaacggccattggtttaaaGGTAGTAAATCACAAGAATGGCCATGTTTCtagctgcctgtgacacgtccattgacaatgttccttctcactgttactgacccCCAGACCGACTCtgcctgcagcaggtgggtcagagattcaacCCCCCTCCCgatgagggacaagagaccgtcaacagactgtcccagtgagagggagagaaataccattgtgagattatccaccccttcccttccccgAGTGTGACTTAGCTCACACATTCCCTTCTGGGgctctgttcagacccaacacacacatacaaaaaattatgcatcctctcgtcttgtaggattatcgtttacccttggaatcctCCTGTAGGACATCTCATCCCCATCCCTCTTCAATTCTTAGGGATCTCATCCACATCCCCATTCCCCCTGTGGGCTCTCTATTACcctttcctcattctcctgtgggatgtcttttccacacacccccttcttcctgtgtgatctctcttcccgatcccccttcatactgtgggatctctcttccccatcccccttcctcctgtgggatctctcttccccatcccccttcctcctgtgggatctctcttccacatgctccttcctcctatgtgatctctcttcacaatcccacttcatcctgtggggtctctcttcctcatcccccttcatcctttgtGATCTGTcttcttcatcccccttcctcctatgtgatctctcttcacaatcccacttcatcctgtgggctctctcttccccatcccctttcctcctgtggggtctctcttcctcatcccctttcaTCCTTTGTGATCTGTcttcttcatcccccttccttctgtgtgtCCTCTGTTCCCATGCTCCctcttactgtgggatctctctttcccatctccattcctcctgtggtatctctcctACTCACATCCCCATCCTCCTgcatgatctctcttcccatgctccttcctcctgcgggatttctcatccccatcccccttcctcctgtgatatctctcctccccatctcccttcctccggtggtcttccccatcccccttctcctatgagatcgctcttcctcatgtgggatttATCTTCGACAcaccctttcttcctgtgggatttctcttccccatcacatttcctcctctgggatctcttttccccatctcccatcctcctgtgggtcctctcttcccatccctcactcttcttgtgggatctcccttctacATCCATATTCCAGCTTTTGGTTCGCTTGTCCATCCGacctcctcctgtgggctctctcttcaccatccccgtTCCTGCatttgggcctctgttcccattcccctcttcctgtggcatctGTCTTTCTCATCCCCCACCTCCGGTGGGATATATTTTCCCCATCCATATACCTCTTTGGGATCACTCGTCCATCCGAAATCCTCCTGTAGGCTCTCCTTTCCACATCCCGCTTCCTCCCATGAGATCGCTCCTACTCATCCCCCATCCtgctgtatgatctctcttccccgtccctccTCTTCCtatcggatctctcttcccgttcccccttcctcctgtggtatctctcttccccatccctttagctCGGGTGGGTCTATTTCACTGTGTCCCATTGACATTTCTGCATTTCGGTCAGGAACACTTTTCTCTCCATCGGGGAATGGGaaagaatatgtggagtttacagggtcacaccgacagacgaaattactgacattcggcgaataccctggagctgggcagtgagggacattgacagtgatgggaactctgaTCAgcgatttactgaagggtttaatgtttccagaaatatccgagtgagagaaattcctcCAGACCcccggtttgaatcactttgttcaccaatctgtctgtttgtgtttagacttgggtggaatgacctgggagattcaggagtgaaactggtgtctgcggctctgaggaacccggagtgtaaaatacagaaactggagtaagtaccagactgtgggagattgtgttcacagtcactgggtgtctgatactgaacattaatgtgatcagtaattgtgttactgataaacactgtggatttttaccgtctcctgtctctctgtgtccttcaccctcactctctctcatctccaggctgaagaatgtcggtctcacagattctggtaccACGGATcttgtctccgctctcagtacaaacccatcactgatggaGCTGGACCTGGGAGTAAGCTCActcacagaccgatctgtcctcgctctccgccgcctcatactgaccctcccgagtctggagctgatccggtgagtgtttgtgttaaagttcaatgtgataaaatatcagcggatccgcgggttttctggtgatatttgtctgtgagtgttgttgaaacattaaccccagacccctgttactgacactgctgtgtaatctgtttatttcatcgttattctcccatctgtttcaggctgggggGGAATCATTTCAGTCGGACcgggatgaaggaactgagatctctgcaggaagtcagacccggactgagagtggatctgtgaacatctgaatgtgtgaacatccccgcccgcgggatggggacatcttggccgattccccgccctcccctttaactcccgcccttacctttaatggCCGCGCGCCGGGGGTGATTCCCAACGGTTATAACGGAACCGGCTCAGTTCTCGCGCTTTGCGTCGCTCGGAGCGGTCCCGCAGTGACGTATTTCCGCCTGTTGTCCGGCGGggcagcttccgccggatgtgAGTGTTCGAGACTCCCCCACGTGACACCCCGGGGAATTACacagacaggaagagcccgggggccggggctcagtctgggacacggtgtcccggggtgggattatcccgggagagaatcaTTTTGGTCCCTTTGCTGAGGAAGGGCATTCggcagtctggccgatataatgatgtcaAATTgccaaatccctcggcagtgaccctggatctgcagcgatcccggacacggccctgaagtctgattttataatcatcggttccccgatgcagagtgatggTGAGAAATGGGACTGATTATTCAGACTGTCACTCGTTGTctccggtcagttaattgtgtgtgactgtgagtgagtcgggagcagcttatttattcccgcacgtcagctgctcacacattgtttaatttatatttgacatgatgaaatcaataaaccgctgtaacttcctgtcctggtaccggactcgagttttatttgaggtttctgctgcccaccgcaccctgtgcactgcaacagtgggtcggagctcctcacactgacacagtagcgtctcagctccaggctgagggaggtcggatgcccaggatctcatctccaccaAAGCCCCTTTCTGGCTAACTGATCCCGCAGACAGATAAAATTGACGATAATATCACACGTGAGACCAataaacaatagacagtaggtgcacaAGTAGCCTGGGTTtccaggatctcatctccaccaAAGCCCCTTCCTGGCTACTTGACCTCCTCCTGTCCCCCGCAACCAGTTATAATGGACAATTGTATCAAACTTGAGTCCAGTGATGTCCCGgctccctccgcaccgccccatcacacactcccggggtcagacactttgtaaatctccctccacactgtcccatcacacactcttgaggtccacgcacacaccacacacacacacacacacacacacacacacgagatgATGGTGAAAGCGACGGAGAGAAGTAGTGGAAAGGCGGGGAGGGATACAGGGTGCATGGAGGGCGGAGGGGGCATAAACGGGTAGCCGAATTCAGGTGGATGTTAGAACCTTATCGATTAATAAACACTATTGATATCTAGGTTCGAGAAGTAGCCCAGGATGAAATCGAATATGAGGAAAAATTTGTGAAAACGGGAAGCAGTCCCTTTCCAAATCAAACGCCACCCTTTCCCATTCATCCCCACCATCGGCATTCTTAACGGGACGCaccacttcccattcactcccactggcTGTCTCCCATTGGAACTCCTCCTGTTCATTTCCAACGGGACTGGGATCTTGGAAATTGTCCGCGACGCCTAAATTCCCTGTTTGACAGAACTCAGGGCGGTGTTTACGGAATTTGCCGAGAACGCCGACGGGTTTATTATTTATACTGAAAGTCGAGGGTCGTGTGGACGTTGACGGCTTTGTAACACTGACGTCACTCAGGACTCAAAATGGTCTCCGGGGAGAAAGTGAAGGGCTGAGTGACAATGGGCGCCATGGAGGGGGCGATGGACGTTCACCTTGTTTCTCATGGTCGGCAGGGAGGGAGCGACACACTGACAAGGGATTGGGAGTGACCGGCAGACTTAGGATGACCGACAGGGTGGGGATTGTGAACTGATTGAAAATTAACACCAGGGAGGGAGTTCTGTGAAGATTAAAAATAGGATTCTGGATTAAAGCCAGAATATAAAATTGTCACCAGGGAGAGAGTGACGCACCGACATAACATTGTCACCGTGGAGGGAGTGACGCGCACACTGAAAATGGTCTCCAGGGACGGGAGGATTTACTGAGAGAAAATGGACCCCAGGACGGGAGTAACGCACTTATAACTCAGAGGAAGAGGCGGCCCAATCTGAAATAGCCCCTGATTCCTTTGTCACAATGGCTGACAAggagagagtgatggacagacttAAAATGTCCAACAGGGAGCGTGAGACGCACCAGGTAAAATGGCCGAAACGGAGACAGTGGCACATTGTGAAGAGAGAGGGCGTAATGGGTCGATTACAATGACCTATTTGGAGAGAGTGACGCTCTGACATAAAACGTCCGCTGCTTCCCTTAAAATGTTTGACGGGGCAGTTTAGGGTTAGTGATACCTTGTTTAATGTGAGCGGCgggaagggagggggtgaggcactgacttacaatggccactgtcacacacagaatctatggcgaaggaacatgcggttcccatggatacaatcccgggatcgagtgtgttattaattgtaataacagtattttaatttgtgttttatatagtCTTGCGTATTGTATAGATGATTTAATTCTAATAATTTTGCCATTGAAtaaactaatgtatatatctcagatattcacacatacacatgtacaagtgggttttggggaggagggtgagggatttgGGAGGAAAAGGAGTGATgggacgaggagtggactgatgagacgATGAGCGTTgcgaagtcactgactcaataggggatggaaaggggaggggcgaaagttcctgtcacaaactggtgGCCGACATGGAGAAGACAAAGACGGGGTATAGAGGAGTGAAACGACAGGaagggaggggaagtgatgggaccgggagGGAGGGGAAGTAATGGGATGGGAACGGAGGAGACGGGTGGGAGTGGGGACCAAaaggatggggagtgtggggggggggtgacttttcaatagtggaggaaggatggGTGGTGACTTTTCCTTCGCAAATAAGACGAGCTGCAAGAAAGGGGGCGTTATCGGAGGAAAAGTGGAGGAGGAGCCAGGACCAGTCAGGGCTGATGGGATGGAAAGTTGATTGTCTCAcggagggaagaggggagtgaCTCACTCAACGACGGAGGGAAGGGATTGGGTGGGGGAGCGAAATTTCTCATTAAAAAATGTTCACCACCCAGGATGTGGTGGATGACGGGAGAAAGGGCAAGGGGTCAGAGAGGGAAGGTTTGTCAGGAGTGACGGGGTGAGTAGGGGAGTGACTCACTGGGTAACTCACTGAGAGAGAGTGCGATGAGGAGAGGCGAAGATTGGCATCGCAAAATGGCAGCCATCCAACATAAGGTACAGAGAATCGaggtggtggggagaggagagcgaggggagggagggaaggggtctGCGACTGATGGGATGGGAAGGAGGGTGACAAgatggtgagtgtgagggagtgacacacttcgTTGTGGGAGAAGTGGGAGGAAGGGTCTCACACTGTCACAAAATGGCTGTCAGCAGAAGGTTAAATGGAGAGTTGGGAGAGcgaggagggagggaaagaagagGAGGAATGAGGAGTTGAGATTGAACAAACAGGGAGGGATGTGAGTGAAAGGTGAGAAAAAGGGTGTTCCCCATTCTATGATGCGGGGAGAGCAGTTGTCAAAGGGAACCATCACCAGCCGGGGGAGATGGTTGAtgatagaggggagagcgagGGGACAGCGGGCTGAGTGTTTCAGGAATATgccgagggtgggagagggcgACTCGTAAGAAAGGAGCTGGAACTGGGGGGTTCCCACAGGGAGAAATGTGGCTAGCACCCCTCTGTCTCCAAAAGCCCGCCTTGATTTTGAGTGGACACCGGCTTGCCGGAGAAGACGGAGGCGAGGTCTGGCGGTGCGGGCTGGTTGGCGTGGATCACCACcattttctgcggggaggggggagagagagaaggaggggtcagattgaggaggggaggggagaaagagaaggtgaggagaggagacgagagCAACTACACActccctcagcctctctctccctcagtcccctctctcactccgtccccccttctctccccatctcttcccccacatctctccccaccctatccccctctctccatccctctccccaccctatcctcctctctccacctctctccccaccctatcctcctctctccaccactctccccaccctatcctcctctctccacaacTCTCCCTACCATTTATTCCTTTTCTGCTCCATCTCTCTGAACTGTCTAGTCCATCAGCAATAACAGGAACGATTCTCTGATCCCCGATAAAGTATGAAACTATAAGTATTATCTCGGATAAATTCCCCCCTGGAAAAGACAGTGATGTGCGAGTTTGTATTTGAACAATCGTTGTCAGGCGAAAAATACAGATGTTGGCAATAAATTATTCTGTTTTAGGGTAGCAGGCAATCACATGTGTGGTACCGGACAGAATGAAACCCGTCTGTCACGATATAGACTGTATCGATTATGTCGATTAGGTCGGGACCGGGCGTTTTATTCTTTTCTGgcgttcccggcgaggtgaaattgggcgatgtgagaattatgaggacgggttttattgttcccggcgaggtgaagtTGGATGATGTggggaattatgaggacgggttttattgttcccggcgaggtgaaattgggcgatgtggggaattatgaggacgggttttattgttcccggcgaggtgaaattgggcgatgtgagaactatgaggacgggttttattgttcccggcgaggtgaaattgggcgatgtggagagttatgaggacgggttttattgttcccggcgaggtgaagtTGGGCGATGTGGAGAGTTaggaggacgggttttattgttcccggcgaggtgaagtTGGGCGATGTGGAGagttatgaggacgggttttattgttcccggcgaggtgaaattgggcgatgtggggaattatgaggacgggttttattgttcccggcgaggtgaaattgggcgatgtgagaattatgaggacgggttttattgttcccagcgaggtgaaattgggcgatgtggggaattatgaggacgggttttattgttcccggcgatgTGAAATTGAGCGATGTggggaattatgaggacgggttttattgttcccggcgaggtgaaattgggcgatgtgagaattatgaggacgggttttattgttcccggcgaggtgaaattgggcgatgtggggaattatgaggacgggttttattgttcccggcgaggtgaaattgggcgatgtggggaattatgaggacgggttttattgttcccggcgaggtgaaattgggcgatgtgagaattatgaggacgggttttattgttcccggcgaggtgaaattgggcgatgtggagagttatgaggacgggttttattgttcccggcgaggtgaagtTGGGCGATGTGGAGAGTTaggaggacgggttttattgttcccggcgaggtgaagtTGGGCGATGTGGAGagttatgaggacgggttttattgttcccggcgaggtgaaattgggcgatgtggggaattatgaggacgggttttattgttcccggcgaggtgaaattgggcgatgtgagaattatgaggacgggttttattgttcccagcgaggtgaaattgggcgatgtggggaattatgaggacgggttttattgttcccggcgatgtgaaattgggcgatgtggggaattatgaggacgggttttattgttcccggcgaggtgaaattgggcgatgtgagaattatgaggacgggttttattgttcccggcgaggtgaaattgggcg
The DNA window shown above is from Hemitrygon akajei unplaced genomic scaffold, sHemAka1.3 Scf000077, whole genome shotgun sequence and carries:
- the LOC140722464 gene encoding NACHT, LRR and PYD domains-containing protein 3-like, with product MDKEPQFTISDLLAQGEEYRLYQLTKFYRDRLKQAIEEKFERLGWMLTKEGHFSRQENEKVTELTEKGNRTESSRLFLSLVMGKGSRARRAMWESFVTWRTELPKLDRILREIQELGPDPQEYMNIAQGLSELPTQLIDVQQKHKETLREQTETLRVNTILMREKVKVFQLVDRYIELTVIFTVRDWRLVEHELLARGRDHEELREKYLRKKLEKIRPDQLFQRCFSQSKSKSGRSTAVAGVPGIGKTTMVQKIVYDWAMGKIYQQFQFVFSFNFRDLNSINCRINLRELILDQYPYFGNFLREVWKNPEELLFIFDGLDEFKHKIDFTDSRRDTEPSSTCTNPESWCEVSDIVYSLIQGKLLPGCSVLVTTRPTALHLLEKAEISVRAEILGFSGEERKKYFIRHFEDQTVAAAVFKHVEENEILYTMSYNPSYCWILALALGPFFTQRDRDPQRVPKTITQLYSYYIYNILKNHGREIENPRDVLLRVGQMAYRGVSEKKIVFTDGDLIKNNLQPSQFLSGFLMELLEREDSARSLVYTFPHLTIQEFVAAVAQLLNPHTGDILIFLTEAHNTTDGRFEVFLRFVAGLSSPMTARGLEEFLGPFPHQTTCRVIDWVKEEVKRRSKAGKRSLLNTLHYLFESQNRGLAQDTLGSVEKIVFSGMTLTPIDCAVLSHVIGLCDTIKHLDLERCRIQCEGIQRLGPGLHKCQELRLGWNDLGDSGVKLVSAALRNPECKIQKLELKNVGLTDSGTTDLVSALSTNPSLMELDLGVSSLTDRSVLALRRLILTLPSLELIRLGGNHFSRTGMKELRSLQEVRPGLRVDL